In one window of Tubulanus polymorphus chromosome 3, tnTubPoly1.2, whole genome shotgun sequence DNA:
- the LOC141901605 gene encoding peptide methionine sulfoxide reductase-like produces the protein MSAIFYHSDEQRLAAEKTKLEHEEKIKRKTVTKILPAETFYDAEDYHQKYLLQVYNGSLLVSLNIDEDELITSHVAARLNGYAARYAPLELFEKEWKQLGLNDDQVNYVRNQIKKGLRS, from the exons ATGTCGGCAATATTTTACCATTCAGACGAGCAAAGGCTCGCTGCTGAAAAAACTAAACTCGAACACGAGgagaaaataaaacgaaagACCGTCACTAAGATTCTACCGGCGGAAACATTTTATGATGCCGAAGA CTATCACCAGAAGTACTTGTTACAAGTATATAATGGATCTTTGTTAGTGAGTTTGAATATAGACGAAGATGAACTGATCACGTCACATGTTGCTGCGCGGTTGAATGGATATGCTGCCCGTTATGCTCCACTGGAACTTTTTGAAAAG GAATGGAAACAGCTGGGTTTGAATGATGATCAAGTGAACTATGTcagaaatcaaatcaaaaaaggATTACGCTCTTAA